In the genome of Candidatus Phytoplasma solani, the window CGGCTTAAAAGAAAATCAAATGATTGATTATAAAGCTTTAGTTGGGGATCCTTCTGATAATATTAAAGGAGTTGCAGGCATTGGGCCTAAAACAGCGCAAAGATTATTACAAACTTACGATAGTTTAGATAATTTACTTAATTGTTTAGAAGAAATTAAACCTAGTTTAAAAACTAAAATTAATGATTCTATGGTAAATTTAGAATTATCTAAAATTTTGACAACCATTGATACTAAAATTCCTTTACCTTTTGAATTGTATCAAACTAAAATGCAAGAATGCTCATATTATCAAATTCAAACTTTTTATGAGGAAATGGATTTTAGAAGGTTAAAAATTACTAAATATGTTAATTTTAAATCAGAAAATTCATCTTTAGAAAATAGCAAAAACAATAATAATCAAGAATTAAAAGATCCCTTTGCTTATCAAATAATTAACCAAAATGAATCTTTAAATAAAATTATAAAAGAAATTAAACCTGATCAAACTTGGACTTGTTATTTTGAATTTGATGCTAATAGCATTAACATGTTAGGAATTGGTTTTTCCGATGGAACTAAAAAGTATAATTTTTTTCTAGAAGCAAATATCGCTTTCAATAATCACCTTTTTATCAATTACCTCAAAAATCCTCTTTTTCATAAAAATGTTTTTAATGCTTATCAAATACAGTTGTTTTTTAAAAAAAAAGGAAAAATAATTGATGGAATTAATTTTGATTTGTTAGCAGCAACTTATCTTCTTTTCCCTTTAGAAAGTTTTAAGATTGAATACATCTTTGCTAAAATAGATCTTTTAAATCAAACTAATTTTGCTAATCAATTGTCACAAAATGATAACTTAGAAAAAAGTTTATCTTTAAAAGCTTTTTTACTTGCAAATATTAAAGAACATGTTCAAAATCATCTCAATTTAGAAAAGCAATTATTTTTATTCTATGAAATAGAATTACCTTTAACTTCAGTTTTAGCTCAATTAGAACATCAAGAAAAACAACAAGAAAATGTTCATAGTCAAAAAATATCTCAAATAAAAAATTTAGAAGTTTTTTTAAGTCCAAAATATTATCTTGTAAATACAATTTTTAACAATAATATATATATTTTAAGCAATTTCCCTGTAATAACGTTAAAAACATTAGCTATTTTAGGTAATATTATCAAAATAAAAAATTTTTTTAAATTTTTAAACGATACAACACAAGACCAAGAAAAATTAGCTTTTTTTGGGATTGTTCCAAAAGTAAAAAATAGCAAGGAAATGATTGAAAAAAACAATGAAACTCATCATCTATCTTACAATATCGTAAACAATATTGCTCAAGAATTAAAGATTTCTCCTATTAATGCAACTATATTTGTCGATCAATATTTAAATGTTGATAGCCAGATATTAGATTATCTAAATAAGTTGTTGCAACAAATCAAAGAAAAGCAATATTTAGAAACTTTTTTAAAAAGAAAAGTCTTTTTACCTTCTTTATTGCTTTTAGAAAAAAAAGATCATCGTTTATCTTTTTTATTTTTCTTTTTACAAGAAAATATTTTAGATCTTCAAAAAATAACTCTTTTACAATTATTTCGTCATTTGAATAAAAGCGATAATACAAACAAAATCACTTACTCTTTCTTAAATCATTGTTTACAAAACGATATAGATTTAATGGCTAAATATTGCAATCCTTTTTTAAATATTTTTGTAAATAAAAAAACTCAAATTGAAAAATCATGATAAACTAATTTGTTATATTAACGATATAATTGCAAGGAGTCAATAATTATGCCAGAATTACCCGAAGTTCAAATTATTGTAAACATTTTAAAATCTCAACTAATTGGTAAAAAAATTATTGGAGTTAAAATTTTTTATGAACCAATTGTTAAAAATATTAAAGAATTTAAACAAATAAAAGGGGAAGTTATTTTAGATATCCAAAGAAAAGGAAAATTTTTATTATTTTTTCTAACTCAAAAACTCGTTTTAATCGGACATTTAAGGATGGAAGGAAAATTATTTATAAAACCATCTAACAATAATCATGAAAAAAACGAGCATTTTGTTTTATTTTTTGATAATGACAATTCTTTAAGATATTATGATATTCGTAAATTTGGAAGATTTGAAGTTCACCATCAATCATGTTTTTTAACCAAAACAACACTTCATCAATTAGCTTTAGATCCTTTTGAAATTAATCTTATGGATTTTTATCAAAAAATAATCAAAACCAAAACTGTTTTAAAAAAGGCTTTGTTGAATCAAAAAAATATTTCTGGTTTAGGTAATATTTATGTCAATGAAATTTTATTTTTAGCAAAATTACATCCTGAAACAAAAGCTTGCAATTTAACTCTAAACCAAGTTCAAAATATTTTACAAATTTCTAAAAAAGTTTTAAAAAGAGCAATTCATTTCGGAGGTTCTACCATTAGTACTTTTGAATCAGAAGAAGGAACAAAAGGTTCTTTTCAAAATTATCTTTTAGTTCACGGTAAACAAAATCATCCTTGTATTGAATGTATGTCTAAAATTATTAAAATTAAGGTTGGTGGTAGAGGGACTTATTTTTGTCCCTCATGTCAAAATCATATAAAAAATTAATTAAAGAAGAAAGGAGGTTTAAAATGATTAACAATCGTTTTAACTTGTTTAAAATAGAAAATCAAATCTCTTTATCGTTTGAAGATCATAAAAATCTTAATTTGCTTTATCAACCATTAATAGGCGCTCAAGCTTTAGGAATTTATTATATTTTGTTATCTTTAAAATCAAATTTCGAATATCAACATCAATTTTTATTTGATCTTGCTGGCATTTCTGAAGATATTTTTTCAGAAAGTAAAGAAAAACTAGAAGCACTCAATTTATTAGCTACTTATCAAAAAAATAATCAAAAAGAAAAGATTTATTTAGTTATTGCCCCTTATAAAGGTAATGATTTTTTACAAGATCCTCTTTTAAGTAACTTTTTATTAAGTGAAATCGGTGAAAAAAATTATTTTAATTTACAAAGCCATTTTTTAAGAGAAACTATGCATTTAGAAGGATTTCAAGATATTAGTAAAAAATTTGACGAGATATATCAATTTCAAAAAATTAATTTTAACAAAAATCTTGATCAAAAAAAATTTATTGGACTTTTTGATAAAAGTTTTCTAAAAAATAATTTTAATTATGAACTATTTTTAAAAAACTTACCAGAGCGTTTCAAAAAACCCTTTTTAGTGGAGTTCAAAACAATGGATTTTATTCAAAAATTAAGTTTAGTCTATGATTTATCACCTCAAATGATGGCAGAAATTTATCAAAAAAGCTTTCTTAACCCTGATGATATTGATTTGTCAAAATTGCGTTTAAATGTTAAAAAAAATCATCACCAAAACAATAAGAATAAAAAAATTGTTTCTTCTAAAAAAATAGAAGATGACGAAGAAAAAATGATTTCTTTTTTAAAAAAAGCTGATGCAACCCAAAGAATTATTAAAGATTATTGTCAAAAAAATAATCAAGCCATGGCAAGTGATGTTGTTTTTCAGTTATTAGAAAGAAATGATTTAGAATTAGGGTTAGTGAATGTATTATTAATTTATATTTTAAGGTATCGCGATGGTATTTTACCTTCGGTTGTTTATTTAGAAAAAACTTTAAAATCATGGGCACAAAAAGGCGTTGTAGATGTCGAAACAGCTTATGATTTTTTAACAGAAAATAAAACTCAAAATCAAAACAATTTTAAAAAATCTCAAGATAAACCGAAATGGATAGATGAAATTAAAAAAAAATGGCAATCATAAATTTAAATAAAATAAAAATCAAATATTATTAAAGGAGAAGTTAAAAATGGATTTATTAGATATCAAAACCAAAATAAGAAAAATAATTGCCCAAAATCCAGAAACTAAAGATTTAATTATTGCTGACGATGATTTATTAACTTACTATCACTATTATAAAAATAAAATGAAAGAAAATGAAGATGGTTATCGTCAAGAATTAAAAAAAACCCCTTTTATTAGGGTTGTTTGGGTGCCTACTTTACAATCTAGCAAAATTAAATTTCAAGAAAATTGCAAAAAAACAAATGCTTTGTTTGATAGTGAGTTTGAATTAGAACAATATTCTTTTAATAAATTAATTATTGATAGCGAAAGTAAAAAAAAAGTTTATAAAGAAATGCAAAAAATAATTAAAAATTTTAGAAAAACAGACAAAGGTTTTTATCTTTGTGGTTCTTTTAAAACAGGTAAAACCTTTTTTTTAAAGGCTTTAGCACAACAATTGATTAAAAAAGAAATACCTGTTATGTTTCTATTTATGCCTAATTTAACACGTAAATTTAAAAGCTTTTTATATAATAATTTATTAGAAATTAGATTTCAACAATTAAAAAAAATTGATTGTTTGATTTTGGATGATTTTGGAGCTGAAAACGTTAATCCTTGGTTTCGTGATGAAATTTTATTACCTCTTCTACATTATCGAGCTGAAAAAAAATTACCTCTTTTCGTTAGCAGTAATTATAATTTTTTGCAATTAGATAAACATTTAATGGGAAACACTAATGATAACAATTATGTTAAAATACATAAAATAATTGATAAAATTAATGAATTAACACAATTTTATGATTTTTCCAAAAAAGAAACTTCCTAGAAAAATTCTTTTTGGGAAAAATAATTACTATTTTTTTTTTTTTTGGTGGAGATGATGGGATTCGAACCCATGTACAAGACCATTTTAATTTATATGCTCTACATATTTAGTTTATTTTAAGATTTTTATAATTTATTTATAAACAAACACAAAAAATAAATTATTAGTCTTTGTTAAATTTGCTATCAATAGTCAAAGACAAACTAATGAAGCAAGCTTACTTTAAAAAATAGGATTAATAAAAATATGAATATATAAAAAAGAGTCTATAAAGTAATTATTTAATATAACTCACAAAACCAAATCAATCGATTTCAATTTCGGTGGCAAAACAATTAAAAAATGTTTGACTATACCACTCAAAAATTAGGAGCTATATATAACGCTCAAGAATTAAAATACCCAGTTTACTATTTTTTAAGCAAAAGCTAATTGTGAAGAGGTACTGAAAGAAGATGGAATCCAATTATTAATAATTGGTTCTGCGTTTGAATGTTTTCCGGTTATTATAAACCTCGACGTTTTTACTTGCGTAACCAAGATATGCCATATAAACTTTCATGATCCTGGCAAATCCAAGAACATCCCCATACTTTTATTTTAACTTATTAATGTTGATTTCAAAACATTAATAAGTTAAAAATGCGATTAACGCAATAAAAAAAGAATTAATTTTCTTTTTTTATTAGTTTAGTAATGTTATTCGTTAATTATGATAACATCTTTCGCTTGAGGTCCGCGGTCGCTTTCTTCAATACTGAATTCAACTTGATCGCCTTCGTTTAATGTTTTTCTTCCAAGCATTTCAGTTAGGATAGAACGCCAATGTACAAAGATTTCCTTTTGATCAGATGAAAGAATAAAACCAAAGCCTTTATCTTTGGCAAACCATTTACATGTTCCTCGGTGTTTTTTATCTTGCATTATTACTAATAACTCCTTTATTTAAAATATTTCGGTTTTAATAACCTACTAACTATTATAACTTATTTATCTTTTTAGTCAAGTTTTTTAATTAATTTTTTTGTTTTTTTAGTGATAAAATTATTTCAATAAAATTCTTTGTTTGAAATTAAAAACTTTATAATTATAAAATTAATGATATAATAAAATATGTTAAGCCCTTATAGTTTAATGGTAGAACGTAGCAATGGTAATGCTGAAATACAAGTTCAATTCTTGTTAAGGGCACCAAATTGTAAGTTTCTTAAAAAAAATGTGGGTGTCATATAGTGGTTATTATACGTGCTTGCCAAGCATGAAACGGGGGTTCGATTCCCCTCGCCCGCTCCAAATCAATATTATTTTTTTATAAAATTTATTTTATTTAAAAAAATATTTTATAAATTTATATAATAATCATTTAAAAACAAAAAGAACAATCTTTTATTTTTCAAAAGATTGTTCTTTTTGTTTTTAAAAATTTAAATTGGTGCGGATAATGAGATTCGAACTCACACAAGAAAATTCTTACATGCCCCTCAAGCATGCACGTCTACCATTCCGTCATATCCGCAAAAAACATAAAAATGATCTTTTTAAAACCATTTTTATTCTAAAGATAAAATATAAGGAGCACTATCGTTAGCATTTTCAATTATTTCTAATTCTAAATAATCATAATTTTTTTCTAAATATTGTTCAATTTTAGCTAATTCGTTAGTATCTGAAATAGAAGCATTATAAAAAATAGTTAAAAAACTTTGATAAGGTTTAATCATTTTAGTTAAAAGAGCGCTAATAGCTTCATATTTACTTGGTTTAATAGCTATTATTTTACCTTCACAAATTGATAGATAACTTTCTTTTTGAATATCGGTAATTCGTTTATCAATAATAAGATTTTTATTGATTTGATTAGCGGCAATAATTTCACCTGTTTGAATATTTTTAATTGTGTTTTCAATAATTTCTTTGTTTTGATTCCAATCCAATGATTGATCAAAAGATAAAAGAGCGCTGTATGTTTGAGCAATGTTTGTAGTTGGTAAAATAATAATTTTTTGTTCTTTATGGGCGGGAATAACGCTTTGAGATAACATATTTAATATTTCTAAGCTATTAGGAAAAATAATAATATATGGAGAATTAATATTGCCAATTAATTTAAAAAAATCTTGTTTTATAAAATTAATTTCCTTTATAATGTGGTTTATTTTAAAATCAACTAATAACTTTTCAATTTTAATATCTTTTGCAAAAACAATTAAATAATATTGAATTTGTTTTGACTTTCCTATTTCTAAAACTTCGTTTTTATGATCATAAATGTAATTTTCATTGATTATTTTTTGATGTTGTTCTTTCATGTTATCAATTTTACTAATTTGTAAATTACCATATTCTAAAAGTTTTTCTAAAATAGCACCAGGTTGATTAGTGTGAATATGTATTTTTAAAATTTCTTTGTCTTGCACTAAAACCAAAGAATCGCCTTTCGTTGAAAAATCACTTTTGATTTTTTCAATATTAAAGTGATTAATGTTTTTTAGTTGAAAAACATATTCAGTGCAATAAATATATTTAATATCAACTTCACCTAAATGATGAATATGATATGTATTTATTTGTGTTTGTAAAGATAAATCTTGCATTTCAATCATTTTGTCTTCTTTTAAAAATTGCAAAATTCCTTTTAAAATTTCAACAAAACCAGCTCCTCCGCTATCAACTACTCCAGCTTTTTGCAGAACTGCCAATAAGTTAGTAGTTTTAGCTAGTGTTGTTTTGGCGTTGGTTAAAAAACTTTCCATTACATCAATAATGGATTTAAATTTATCTTTTTGCTCTATTGTTTTTTCAACTGATTCACGAAAAACAGTTAAAATAGTTCCTTCTGTTGGTTTAATAATAGCTTGATAGGCTTTTTGATATCCGTTTTGCAAAGACTGAATAAATTCTTCAAGGTTAATGGAAGTTTTTTGTAATTTAGTAAAAGTTTCTGTCATTCCCGAAAAAAACTGCGACAATATAACTCCCGAATTCCCTTTAGCCCCAAACAATAAAGCTTTAGATAAAACTTGTGAAACTTCAACAATAGAATTACTTTTTAAAAATTTGATTGATGCGACTCCTGACATCATAGTAATTTTCATATTAGTTCCCGTATCTCTATCAGGAACAGGAAAAACATTTAAATTATCAATTTTATGATAGTTATTGTGTAAATTGATAGATCCATTGATAATCATGTTTTTGAACAATGTGCCATCAATGTTTGCAATGATTTTTTTTTTATACATAATTTTTTCGCCTTTCGTTAAAATTTTTCAATTTTCATTATTTTTTATTTAATTTATAATAAATTCAAATAAAGGTTTATGTATTTTTTTTTAGACAGTAATTTTTTTACGAAAAAGGTTTCTTGTTAAAGAAAAGAAAACATTAATAACCTCTTTTAATTATAACACATTTTATTTTTTTGACATTAAAACAAAAAGATAATTTTTTTATAATAAAATAAGATAGAAAAACAAAAATAAAAAACTTTTAAAAAATAATTAAGCTAACTATAAAACTTAAAAAATAGTATAATGAAAGCATTAAATTTATGTATTCAAGAGGAGTTCGAATTATTCCAAAACTCTAAAACTTAGATAAAAAAACTAAAATAATTTTTTATTCATAATTTTAACATTTTTTTTATTCATAAATATTTTAAATCCAAATAAAAACAATATAAAATAAAGAAATCTATCAAAAAATATCTAAGAACTATAAAAATATTGTAAATTATAACTTAGAAAAAAATGGATTCAAAAGAGTTTTATATAATATTGTTTCAACCAATTTATTTTATTCGTTTACAATGGACTTGTGTTCTTATAGTCAAAATTATTAAAAGAAATTAATTATACTTATAGGGTGTAAAAAGATTTTTATTTTACCGACAAAAAAAATAAAAGAAAAATTTGGAGCAAAAAAATGTATTTTTTATTTTAATTTTATCTTTAAATAGATAACCAAACACAAACAATCCTTTCATGCCATCCAAAAATAAAAAAATAAAACAATTAAAATATTTGATTTTATCATTAAAAATAGTTATAATAGTTAAGTAGTAAAGTTTTTTAAGATAGGAAACTAAATTTATGAATTTCAAAATTAAAAAAATATTTTTGATAGGAATATTTTTAAATATATTATATTTTAGCTTTTTAATCTTTTTTAATCTTTTTAATTTCACCACTGTGGTTTTTAAAAGTAAAAATGTAGTTTATGGTTCTTCAGAATGTGACACAACTGTTGAAATTGCAAAAGAAAAATATGAAGTAGAACAAGAAATGCAAACAATAGAGAAAATTAAAACTCAAATCAATAATTTAATTAATATTAATGAAAAAACAGAATTAACGAGTTTTTTAGAGAAAAACACAGCTTGGTTAGAAGCTGAAAAAACATATAAAAAAATCCAAGAATACCAAGAAAACAATGGATTTTCAAAAGCTTTAGAACTATTAAAACCTCATCAAAATTGGAAACAACATATTTTATCTTTTTTTGTTACAACTAATAATCTTAAATTAAAAGAAGTCTATCAAGCAATATTAAAGGATGCGCAAACAAAAATAAAGCAAATTCCAACATTAGTACAAGAACCAAACAACAAGATACTATCAAAAGAAACAAAAAGCTGGTATGATAAATTTAAAAATCAAATTAACAATTTATGGCCTTCAGTTGAAGCTCATTCTTCTTTGTCTGAAGATGATGATCGAAAAAACACAATTTCAGGAGTTAAAAAGTTTTTGGAAGAACACCCTTTTTTCACTAAAATATTAGCTATAGCTTTAGGTGAAAATTCTAGAGATTTAGATGCAATTATCTCTAAATTAGCTAGAAATATTTTTAATATCTCAGCAAATCAAGTTAAAAAGGAAGCAGAAAAAGCAAAAGAAGAGGTGCCTGAAAAAGCTAAAAAAGCTATTTCACGATTTATTACAGAAATTATTATCGCATCTGTGGCTGTGACTACTTTAGTTATTACAACAATTTATTACGTTATCTATAAAATAAAGAATAATAAAACTTCTATCAAAACTAAAAAATAAACTTATGGTTTTAAGAATTAACCATTTTTTTATTTTTGTGTTTTTTTGATTTTGATAATATAAAATTAAAATATTAAAAAAGAGAGATTTAAAATTAATTTATGCTAAAAGTTAACCATTTATCTAAAATATTTTCTAATATTTCTATTTTAAAAGATGTTTCTTTTGAGTTGCCTAAAAAAGGGTTAATTTTTCTGACTGGTAAGTCTGGTTCTGGTAAATCGATTTTATTAAATCTTTTAGGTGGTATAGATAAACCTAGTCGGGGAACTATTACAATTGGTAATCAAGAGATTCAAATATTATCGAATCAACATTTGGATATTTATCGTAATTATTTTTTAGGTTTTATTTTTCAAGAGTATAATTTATTAGAAAACTTAACTGTTTTTGAAAATATTAAAATTATTTGTGAATTACAGTCAAAAAAGTTTGATGATGAACAAATCTATCAAACCTTAAAACAAGTTGATTTACAAAATTTAGCAACAAGATACCCTTATCAACTTTCTCTGGAGGACAAAAACAAAGAGTAA includes:
- a CDS encoding cold-shock protein; the protein is MQDKKHRGTCKWFAKDKGFGFILSSDQKEIFVHWRSILTEMLGRKTLNEGDQVEFSIEESDRGPQAKDVIIINE
- a CDS encoding 5'-3' exonuclease H3TH domain-containing protein; amino-acid sequence: MQHLVLVDGNSLLFRAYHATANNGTKLLQNKKGVYTNALLSFIKMFEKILQETQEYILVAFDTHHPTKRHQIYSDYKKGRPATPSELISQIPLIKQYLTLIGVKHYFQDEYEADDIIGTLAKKASDNKIKVSIYSSDQDLLQLVDANISVYLIKKGLKVIKNYCPQTLLEEYGLKENQMIDYKALVGDPSDNIKGVAGIGPKTAQRLLQTYDSLDNLLNCLEEIKPSLKTKINDSMVNLELSKILTTIDTKIPLPFELYQTKMQECSYYQIQTFYEEMDFRRLKITKYVNFKSENSSLENSKNNNNQELKDPFAYQIINQNESLNKIIKEIKPDQTWTCYFEFDANSINMLGIGFSDGTKKYNFFLEANIAFNNHLFINYLKNPLFHKNVFNAYQIQLFFKKKGKIIDGINFDLLAATYLLFPLESFKIEYIFAKIDLLNQTNFANQLSQNDNLEKSLSLKAFLLANIKEHVQNHLNLEKQLFLFYEIELPLTSVLAQLEHQEKQQENVHSQKISQIKNLEVFLSPKYYLVNTIFNNNIYILSNFPVITLKTLAILGNIIKIKNFFKFLNDTTQDQEKLAFFGIVPKVKNSKEMIEKNNETHHLSYNIVNNIAQELKISPINATIFVDQYLNVDSQILDYLNKLLQQIKEKQYLETFLKRKVFLPSLLLLEKKDHRLSFLFFFLQENILDLQKITLLQLFRHLNKSDNTNKITYSFLNHCLQNDIDLMAKYCNPFLNIFVNKKTQIEKS
- a CDS encoding ATP-binding protein translates to MDLLDIKTKIRKIIAQNPETKDLIIADDDLLTYYHYYKNKMKENEDGYRQELKKTPFIRVVWVPTLQSSKIKFQENCKKTNALFDSEFELEQYSFNKLIIDSESKKKVYKEMQKIIKNFRKTDKGFYLCGSFKTGKTFFLKALAQQLIKKEIPVMFLFMPNLTRKFKSFLYNNLLEIRFQQLKKIDCLILDDFGAENVNPWFRDEILLPLLHYRAEKKLPLFVSSNYNFLQLDKHLMGNTNDNNYVKIHKIIDKINELTQFYDFSKKETS
- the mutM gene encoding DNA-formamidopyrimidine glycosylase; this translates as MPELPEVQIIVNILKSQLIGKKIIGVKIFYEPIVKNIKEFKQIKGEVILDIQRKGKFLLFFLTQKLVLIGHLRMEGKLFIKPSNNNHEKNEHFVLFFDNDNSLRYYDIRKFGRFEVHHQSCFLTKTTLHQLALDPFEINLMDFYQKIIKTKTVLKKALLNQKNISGLGNIYVNEILFLAKLHPETKACNLTLNQVQNILQISKKVLKRAIHFGGSTISTFESEEGTKGSFQNYLLVHGKQNHPCIECMSKIIKIKVGGRGTYFCPSCQNHIKN
- a CDS encoding ATP-binding cassette domain-containing protein; the encoded protein is MLKVNHLSKIFSNISILKDVSFELPKKGLIFLTGKSGSGKSILLNLLGGIDKPSRGTITIGNQEIQILSNQHLDIYRNYFLGFIFQEYNLLENLTVFENIKIICELQSKKFDDEQIYQTLKQVDLQNLATRYPYQLSLEDKNKE
- a CDS encoding replication initiation protein, which codes for MINNRFNLFKIENQISLSFEDHKNLNLLYQPLIGAQALGIYYILLSLKSNFEYQHQFLFDLAGISEDIFSESKEKLEALNLLATYQKNNQKEKIYLVIAPYKGNDFLQDPLLSNFLLSEIGEKNYFNLQSHFLRETMHLEGFQDISKKFDEIYQFQKINFNKNLDQKKFIGLFDKSFLKNNFNYELFLKNLPERFKKPFLVEFKTMDFIQKLSLVYDLSPQMMAEIYQKSFLNPDDIDLSKLRLNVKKNHHQNNKNKKIVSSKKIEDDEEKMISFLKKADATQRIIKDYCQKNNQAMASDVVFQLLERNDLELGLVNVLLIYILRYRDGILPSVVYLEKTLKSWAQKGVVDVETAYDFLTENKTQNQNNFKKSQDKPKWIDEIKKKWQS
- a CDS encoding DAK2 domain-containing protein; the encoded protein is MYKKKIIANIDGTLFKNMIINGSINLHNNYHKIDNLNVFPVPDRDTGTNMKITMMSGVASIKFLKSNSIVEVSQVLSKALLFGAKGNSGVILSQFFSGMTETFTKLQKTSINLEEFIQSLQNGYQKAYQAIIKPTEGTILTVFRESVEKTIEQKDKFKSIIDVMESFLTNAKTTLAKTTNLLAVLQKAGVVDSGGAGFVEILKGILQFLKEDKMIEMQDLSLQTQINTYHIHHLGEVDIKYIYCTEYVFQLKNINHFNIEKIKSDFSTKGDSLVLVQDKEILKIHIHTNQPGAILEKLLEYGNLQISKIDNMKEQHQKIINENYIYDHKNEVLEIGKSKQIQYYLIVFAKDIKIEKLLVDFKINHIIKEINFIKQDFFKLIGNINSPYIIIFPNSLEILNMLSQSVIPAHKEQKIIILPTTNIAQTYSALLSFDQSLDWNQNKEIIENTIKNIQTGEIIAANQINKNLIIDKRITDIQKESYLSICEGKIIAIKPSKYEAISALLTKMIKPYQSFLTIFYNASISDTNELAKIEQYLEKNYDYLELEIIENANDSAPYILSLE